In one Ananas comosus cultivar F153 linkage group 12, ASM154086v1, whole genome shotgun sequence genomic region, the following are encoded:
- the LOC109718161 gene encoding uncharacterized protein LOC109718161 isoform X4, with amino-acid sequence MPPRIPFPLGFHLLLLLLLLIVAASILPSAAESPSCVAVYNEGGAPAVLRSPQCPRWTLLQRRPSPPPPPQRGCHVAAHQGRRRSQEDRTFCALGIRIPFIGRTGIKEVDLGMVAVFDGHNGSEASDMASMLLLEYFLLHVYFLLDGIYSVVLKRPKEMLTFDQENLLQQVLNVNRGQSFHFIDWESSSLILPSIFDGAFHMEVLKESLLRTIYDIDSTFSKETTLKNLKSGSTATVVLIADGQILAANVGDSKAFLCSEDFSSHHKKAGKWSLLKRQKRKRDSVPSTDELADLELSNYDGPAYVVKELTEDHHPDREDERSRVEAAGGFVLEWAGVVRVNGELALSRAIGDVPYKRYGVISTPEVTGWQSLSRNDTYLVAASDGVFEKMTTQEVCDLLWHENLRFKMKLQSSHIVKHHLAHPIVNTAFDRGTIDNIATVVVPLGSDDISGTASKHWYDLEESSDVVAFGLETISEIDATSSSILAMEYFDNLTAKFQRFLVEAKCKRFGCFYLSENLNEDMDYIFRVPEVHHNDDIHDLNETSPEPVLSNPSARPLELYKDQRFCWHFGLQDIEKGQCTSPEIFAMFVGLLDSLPSNDSKSRSPNSFGYKIPNTRYKLKKRFDRGSYGEVWLAFHWNCSQDGDVHRNLSHFASHIHLDCNMNTDTTSSCRNSSINLGDGDLFILKRIMVERGTAAYLSGLREKYFGEVFLNASFSLGGWPATEADLEFGCSDSLHMNISVDEMENIFHPMRKYAKNFRVMGVHYEEGLKHIARFIESFESETREIWLVFQNEGLSLSKLIYTAEETRLVTGDKREERARYIQVLQPSNWWYWLRTTKAGQKEMQNLIWQLLLALKACHDRNITHRDIKPENMILCFEDVDTGRCLREIPTKKKQYHLNLRIIDFGSAIDDFTVKHLYGAGPTRSEQTFEYTPPEALLNANWFQGPKSNRLKLATALVLFWISILKAGVNQQRSLHIRQLSTRQLSSSFEHDLNIVISFNYCNVCP; translated from the exons ATGCCCCCGCGGATCCCCTTCCCCCTAGGGtttcacctcctcctcctcctcctcctcctcatcgtcGCCGCGTCGATtctcccctccgccgccgagTCGCCCTCGTGCGTCGCCGTGTACAACGAGGGCGGCGCCCCCGCCGTGCTCCGCTCCCCCCAGTGCCCCCGATGGACCCTCCTCCAACGCcgcccctcgccgccgccgccgccgcagcgggGGTGCCACGTGGCCGCCCACCAGGGGCGGCGCCGCTCCCAGGAGGATCGCACCTTCTGCGCCCTCGGCATTCGCATCCCCTTCATCG GGAGAACAGGGATTAAGGAGGTAGATCTCGGTATGGTAGCTGTATTTGATGGTCATAATGGTTCTGAGGCCAGCGACATGGCTTCTATGCTCTTGCTGGAGTACTTCTTGCTACATGTGTATTTTCTCCTTGACGGGATATATTCTGTTGTGCTGAAAAGACCCAAAGAAATGTTGACATTTGACCAAGAAAATCTGCTTCAGCAGGTTCTTAATGTGAACAGAGGGCAGAGTTTTCATTTTATAGATTGGGAAAG CTCTAGTTTGATATTGCCTAGTATTTTTGACGGGGCATTCCACATGGAGGTACTAAAGGAATCATTGTTGAGAACGATTTATGATATTGATTCAACATTCTCCAAGGAAA CCACACTGAAAAATCTCAAGTCTGGTTCAACAGCCACTGTGGTCCTTATAGCTGACGGCCAGATTTTAGCTGCTAATGTAGGGGACTCAAAGGCTTTTTTGTGCTCAGAAGACTTCTCTTCTCATCATAAAAAAG CAGGTAAGTGGTCGTTGTTAAAGAggcaaaaaagaaagagagattcTGTTCCTTCTACAGATGAGCTGGCCGACTTGGAATTGTCAAACTATGATGGACCGGCATATGTTGTAAAGGAGTTGACAGAGGATCATCACCCTGATAGAGAGGACGAGAGAAGCCGAGTGGAAGCTGCTGGCGGTTTTGTTCTTGAGTGGGCTGGTGTGGTTCGAGTTAATGGTGAGCTAGCTCTATCTCGAGCTATTGGTGACGTGCCATACAAACG TTACGGTGTCATATCCACACCGGAGGTGACAGGTTGGCAATCTTTATCAAGGAATGATACTTATCTTGTTGCTGCTTCTGATGGGGTGTTTGAAAAGATGACCACCCAAGAAGTTTGCGATCTTTTATGGCACGAAAACCTGAGATTCAAGATGAAATTACAGTCTTCTCATATAGTAAAACATCACTTGGCCCATCCTATAGTGAATACTGCATTTGACAGAGGTACAATAGACAACATAGCAACTGTTGTTGTTCCTCTAGGGTCTGATGATATTTCTGGAACTGCTTCAAAACATTGGTATGATTTAGAGGAATCCTCTGATGTTGTAGCTTTCGGACTGGAGACTATTTCAG AAATTGATGCAACTAGTTCAAGTATCTTAGCAATGGAATACTTCGACAATCTCACAGCAAAGTTTCAGCGATTCTTG GTTGAAGCTAAATGTAAGAGATTTGGGTGCTTTTATCTATCTGAGAATCTCAATGAGGATATGGATTATATATTCCGAGTGCCAGAGGTTCATCACAATGATGACATTCATGATTTAAATGAAACATCACCTGAACCTGTTTTATCAAATCCTA GTGCAAGGCCTTTAGAACTTTATAAGGATCAGAGATTTTGCTGGCACTTTGGTCTTCAAGATATAGAAAAAGGCCAGTGCACTAGCCCTGAAATTTTCGCAATGTTTGTTGGTTTGCTTGATTCCCTTCCGTCTAATGACAGCAAATCCAGAAGTCCAAATTCCTTTGGCTACAAGATACCTAATACCAG ATATAAATTGAAGAAAAGGTTTGATCGTGGATCCTATGGTGAAGTTTGGCTGGCATTTCACTGGAATTGTTCTCAAGATGGTGATGTGCATAGAAATCTATCTCATTTTGCTAGTCATATACATTTAGACTGCAACATGAATACAGACACAACTTCATCATGTAGAAATTCTTCTATTAATTTGGGGGATGGCGATTTATTCATATTGAAGCGTATAATG GTAGAGAGAGGAACTGCTGCTTATTTGAGTGGACTGCGTGAAAAGTACTTTGGGGAAGTTTTCTTAAATGCTTCCTTTTCTCTCGGAGGTTGGCCAGCGACAGAAGCAGATTTAGAATTTGGTTGTTCTGATTCACTACATATGAATATATCAGTTGATGAGATGGAAAATATCTTTCACCCCATGCGTAAATATGCAAAAAACTTTAGAGTGATGGGTGTTCATTATGAAGAAGGCCTAAAACATATAGCTAGGTTTATAGAATCTTTTGAGTCAGAAACAAGGGAAATATGGCTTGTCTTTCAGAATGAAGGCCTTTCATTGTCAAAGCTTATATATACAGCTGAGGAAACAAGGTTAGTTACTGGTGATAAAAGGGAGGAAAGGGCCAGATATATACAGGTATTACAGCCATCCAATTGGTGGTATTGGTTGAGGACGACAAAAGCAGggcaaaaggaaatgcaaaatCTGATATGGCAGCTG CTTTTGGCTCTCAAGGCTTGTCATGACCGCAATATTACTCATAGAGATATTAAACCAG AAAACATGATCTTATGTTTTGAAGATGTGGACACTGGAAGATGCTTGAGAGAAATTCcgacaaaaaaaaagcaatatcATTTGAACCT CCGTATAATTGACTTCGGAAGTGCCATTGATGATTTCACTGTGAAGCATCTGTATGGAGCTGGGCCAACCAG ATCTGAACAGACTTTTGAGTACACTCCTCCAGAAGCTTTACTTAATGCAAACTGGTTTCAGGGGCCAAAGAGTAATAGACTAAA ATTAGCGACCGCACTCGTGCTCTTTTGGATCAGCATCTTGAAGGCTGGAGTGAACCAACAAAGGAGCTTGCATATAA GACAACTATCTACAAGGCAGCTCTCCTCATCTTTTGAACATGATTTAAACATTGTCATCAGTTTTAATTATTGCAATGTTTGTCCTTAA
- the LOC109718161 gene encoding uncharacterized protein LOC109718161 isoform X3 → MPPRIPFPLGFHLLLLLLLLIVAASILPSAAESPSCVAVYNEGGAPAVLRSPQCPRWTLLQRRPSPPPPPQRGCHVAAHQGRRRSQEDRTFCALGIRIPFIGRTGIKEVDLGMVAVFDGHNGSEASDMASMLLLEYFLLHVYFLLDGIYSVVLKRPKEMLTFDQENLLQQVLNVNRGQSFHFIDWESSSLILPSIFDGAFHMEVLKESLLRTIYDIDSTFSKETTLKNLKSGSTATVVLIADGQILAANVGDSKAFLCSEDFSSHHKKAGKWSLLKRQKRKRDSVPSTDELADLELSNYDGPAYVVKELTEDHHPDREDERSRVEAAGGFVLEWAGVVRVNGELALSRAIGDVPYKRYGVISTPEVTGWQSLSRNDTYLVAASDGVFEKMTTQEVCDLLWHENLRFKMKLQSSHIVKHHLAHPIVNTAFDRGTIDNIATVVVPLGSDDISGTASKHWYDLEESSDVVAFGLETISEIDATSSSILAMEYFDNLTAKFQRFLVEAKCKRFGCFYLSENLNEDMDYIFRVPEVHHNDDIHDLNETSPEPVLSNPSARPLELYKDQRFCWHFGLQDIEKGQCTSPEIFAMFVGLLDSLPSNDSKSRSPNSFGYKIPNTRYKLKKRFDRGSYGEVWLAFHWNCSQDGDVHRNLSHFASHIHLDCNMNTDTTSSCRNSSINLGDGDLFILKRIMVERGTAAYLSGLREKYFGEVFLNASFSLGGWPATEADLEFGCSDSLHMNISVDEMENIFHPMRKYAKNFRVMGVHYEEGLKHIARFIESFESETREIWLVFQNEGLSLSKLIYTAEETRLVTGDKREERARYIQVLQPSNWWYWLRTTKAGQKEMQNLIWQLLLALKACHDRNITHRDIKPENMILCFEDVDTGRCLREIPTKKKQYHLNLRIIDFGSAIDDFTVKHLYGAGPTRSEQTFEYTPPEALLNANWFQGPKSNRLKYDMWSVGVVMLELILGSPHVFQISDRTRALLDQHLEGWSEPTKELAYKTTIYKAALLIF, encoded by the exons ATGCCCCCGCGGATCCCCTTCCCCCTAGGGtttcacctcctcctcctcctcctcctcctcatcgtcGCCGCGTCGATtctcccctccgccgccgagTCGCCCTCGTGCGTCGCCGTGTACAACGAGGGCGGCGCCCCCGCCGTGCTCCGCTCCCCCCAGTGCCCCCGATGGACCCTCCTCCAACGCcgcccctcgccgccgccgccgccgcagcgggGGTGCCACGTGGCCGCCCACCAGGGGCGGCGCCGCTCCCAGGAGGATCGCACCTTCTGCGCCCTCGGCATTCGCATCCCCTTCATCG GGAGAACAGGGATTAAGGAGGTAGATCTCGGTATGGTAGCTGTATTTGATGGTCATAATGGTTCTGAGGCCAGCGACATGGCTTCTATGCTCTTGCTGGAGTACTTCTTGCTACATGTGTATTTTCTCCTTGACGGGATATATTCTGTTGTGCTGAAAAGACCCAAAGAAATGTTGACATTTGACCAAGAAAATCTGCTTCAGCAGGTTCTTAATGTGAACAGAGGGCAGAGTTTTCATTTTATAGATTGGGAAAG CTCTAGTTTGATATTGCCTAGTATTTTTGACGGGGCATTCCACATGGAGGTACTAAAGGAATCATTGTTGAGAACGATTTATGATATTGATTCAACATTCTCCAAGGAAA CCACACTGAAAAATCTCAAGTCTGGTTCAACAGCCACTGTGGTCCTTATAGCTGACGGCCAGATTTTAGCTGCTAATGTAGGGGACTCAAAGGCTTTTTTGTGCTCAGAAGACTTCTCTTCTCATCATAAAAAAG CAGGTAAGTGGTCGTTGTTAAAGAggcaaaaaagaaagagagattcTGTTCCTTCTACAGATGAGCTGGCCGACTTGGAATTGTCAAACTATGATGGACCGGCATATGTTGTAAAGGAGTTGACAGAGGATCATCACCCTGATAGAGAGGACGAGAGAAGCCGAGTGGAAGCTGCTGGCGGTTTTGTTCTTGAGTGGGCTGGTGTGGTTCGAGTTAATGGTGAGCTAGCTCTATCTCGAGCTATTGGTGACGTGCCATACAAACG TTACGGTGTCATATCCACACCGGAGGTGACAGGTTGGCAATCTTTATCAAGGAATGATACTTATCTTGTTGCTGCTTCTGATGGGGTGTTTGAAAAGATGACCACCCAAGAAGTTTGCGATCTTTTATGGCACGAAAACCTGAGATTCAAGATGAAATTACAGTCTTCTCATATAGTAAAACATCACTTGGCCCATCCTATAGTGAATACTGCATTTGACAGAGGTACAATAGACAACATAGCAACTGTTGTTGTTCCTCTAGGGTCTGATGATATTTCTGGAACTGCTTCAAAACATTGGTATGATTTAGAGGAATCCTCTGATGTTGTAGCTTTCGGACTGGAGACTATTTCAG AAATTGATGCAACTAGTTCAAGTATCTTAGCAATGGAATACTTCGACAATCTCACAGCAAAGTTTCAGCGATTCTTG GTTGAAGCTAAATGTAAGAGATTTGGGTGCTTTTATCTATCTGAGAATCTCAATGAGGATATGGATTATATATTCCGAGTGCCAGAGGTTCATCACAATGATGACATTCATGATTTAAATGAAACATCACCTGAACCTGTTTTATCAAATCCTA GTGCAAGGCCTTTAGAACTTTATAAGGATCAGAGATTTTGCTGGCACTTTGGTCTTCAAGATATAGAAAAAGGCCAGTGCACTAGCCCTGAAATTTTCGCAATGTTTGTTGGTTTGCTTGATTCCCTTCCGTCTAATGACAGCAAATCCAGAAGTCCAAATTCCTTTGGCTACAAGATACCTAATACCAG ATATAAATTGAAGAAAAGGTTTGATCGTGGATCCTATGGTGAAGTTTGGCTGGCATTTCACTGGAATTGTTCTCAAGATGGTGATGTGCATAGAAATCTATCTCATTTTGCTAGTCATATACATTTAGACTGCAACATGAATACAGACACAACTTCATCATGTAGAAATTCTTCTATTAATTTGGGGGATGGCGATTTATTCATATTGAAGCGTATAATG GTAGAGAGAGGAACTGCTGCTTATTTGAGTGGACTGCGTGAAAAGTACTTTGGGGAAGTTTTCTTAAATGCTTCCTTTTCTCTCGGAGGTTGGCCAGCGACAGAAGCAGATTTAGAATTTGGTTGTTCTGATTCACTACATATGAATATATCAGTTGATGAGATGGAAAATATCTTTCACCCCATGCGTAAATATGCAAAAAACTTTAGAGTGATGGGTGTTCATTATGAAGAAGGCCTAAAACATATAGCTAGGTTTATAGAATCTTTTGAGTCAGAAACAAGGGAAATATGGCTTGTCTTTCAGAATGAAGGCCTTTCATTGTCAAAGCTTATATATACAGCTGAGGAAACAAGGTTAGTTACTGGTGATAAAAGGGAGGAAAGGGCCAGATATATACAGGTATTACAGCCATCCAATTGGTGGTATTGGTTGAGGACGACAAAAGCAGggcaaaaggaaatgcaaaatCTGATATGGCAGCTG CTTTTGGCTCTCAAGGCTTGTCATGACCGCAATATTACTCATAGAGATATTAAACCAG AAAACATGATCTTATGTTTTGAAGATGTGGACACTGGAAGATGCTTGAGAGAAATTCcgacaaaaaaaaagcaatatcATTTGAACCT CCGTATAATTGACTTCGGAAGTGCCATTGATGATTTCACTGTGAAGCATCTGTATGGAGCTGGGCCAACCAG ATCTGAACAGACTTTTGAGTACACTCCTCCAGAAGCTTTACTTAATGCAAACTGGTTTCAGGGGCCAAAGAGTAATAGACTAAA GTATGATATGTGGAGTGTTGGAGTTGTGATGCTAGAGTTGATCTTAGGCTCCCCTCATGTTTTCCAGATTAGCGACCGCACTCGTGCTCTTTTGGATCAGCATCTTGAAGGCTGGAGTGAACCAACAAAGGAGCTTGCATATAA GACAACTATCTACAAGGCAGCTCTCCTCATCTTTTGA
- the LOC109718161 gene encoding uncharacterized protein LOC109718161 isoform X1 yields MPPRIPFPLGFHLLLLLLLLIVAASILPSAAESPSCVAVYNEGGAPAVLRSPQCPRWTLLQRRPSPPPPPQRGCHVAAHQGRRRSQEDRTFCALGIRIPFIGRTGIKEVDLGMVAVFDGHNGSEASDMASMLLLEYFLLHVYFLLDGIYSVVLKRPKEMLTFDQENLLQQVLNVNRGQSFHFIDWESSSLILPSIFDGAFHMEVLKESLLRTIYDIDSTFSKETTLKNLKSGSTATVVLIADGQILAANVGDSKAFLCSEDFSSHHKKAGKWSLLKRQKRKRDSVPSTDELADLELSNYDGPAYVVKELTEDHHPDREDERSRVEAAGGFVLEWAGVVRVNGELALSRAIGDVPYKRYGVISTPEVTGWQSLSRNDTYLVAASDGVFEKMTTQEVCDLLWHENLRFKMKLQSSHIVKHHLAHPIVNTAFDRGTIDNIATVVVPLGSDDISGTASKHWYDLEESSDVVAFGLETISEIDATSSSILAMEYFDNLTAKFQRFLVEAKCKRFGCFYLSENLNEDMDYIFRVPEVHHNDDIHDLNETSPEPVLSNPSARPLELYKDQRFCWHFGLQDIEKGQCTSPEIFAMFVGLLDSLPSNDSKSRSPNSFGYKIPNTRYKLKKRFDRGSYGEVWLAFHWNCSQDGDVHRNLSHFASHIHLDCNMNTDTTSSCRNSSINLGDGDLFILKRIMVERGTAAYLSGLREKYFGEVFLNASFSLGGWPATEADLEFGCSDSLHMNISVDEMENIFHPMRKYAKNFRVMGVHYEEGLKHIARFIESFESETREIWLVFQNEGLSLSKLIYTAEETRLVTGDKREERARYIQVLQPSNWWYWLRTTKAGQKEMQNLIWQLLLALKACHDRNITHRDIKPENMILCFEDVDTGRCLREIPTKKKQYHLNLRIIDFGSAIDDFTVKHLYGAGPTRSEQTFEYTPPEALLNANWFQGPKSNRLKYDMWSVGVVMLELILGSPHVFQISDRTRALLDQHLEGWSEPTKELAYKLRSYMELCILIPGISSHHRQSGSAFDQSGVSPASWKCSEESFAHQVKTRDPLRLGFPNVWALRLVRQLLVWHPEDRLSVDEALRHPYFQWEP; encoded by the exons ATGCCCCCGCGGATCCCCTTCCCCCTAGGGtttcacctcctcctcctcctcctcctcctcatcgtcGCCGCGTCGATtctcccctccgccgccgagTCGCCCTCGTGCGTCGCCGTGTACAACGAGGGCGGCGCCCCCGCCGTGCTCCGCTCCCCCCAGTGCCCCCGATGGACCCTCCTCCAACGCcgcccctcgccgccgccgccgccgcagcgggGGTGCCACGTGGCCGCCCACCAGGGGCGGCGCCGCTCCCAGGAGGATCGCACCTTCTGCGCCCTCGGCATTCGCATCCCCTTCATCG GGAGAACAGGGATTAAGGAGGTAGATCTCGGTATGGTAGCTGTATTTGATGGTCATAATGGTTCTGAGGCCAGCGACATGGCTTCTATGCTCTTGCTGGAGTACTTCTTGCTACATGTGTATTTTCTCCTTGACGGGATATATTCTGTTGTGCTGAAAAGACCCAAAGAAATGTTGACATTTGACCAAGAAAATCTGCTTCAGCAGGTTCTTAATGTGAACAGAGGGCAGAGTTTTCATTTTATAGATTGGGAAAG CTCTAGTTTGATATTGCCTAGTATTTTTGACGGGGCATTCCACATGGAGGTACTAAAGGAATCATTGTTGAGAACGATTTATGATATTGATTCAACATTCTCCAAGGAAA CCACACTGAAAAATCTCAAGTCTGGTTCAACAGCCACTGTGGTCCTTATAGCTGACGGCCAGATTTTAGCTGCTAATGTAGGGGACTCAAAGGCTTTTTTGTGCTCAGAAGACTTCTCTTCTCATCATAAAAAAG CAGGTAAGTGGTCGTTGTTAAAGAggcaaaaaagaaagagagattcTGTTCCTTCTACAGATGAGCTGGCCGACTTGGAATTGTCAAACTATGATGGACCGGCATATGTTGTAAAGGAGTTGACAGAGGATCATCACCCTGATAGAGAGGACGAGAGAAGCCGAGTGGAAGCTGCTGGCGGTTTTGTTCTTGAGTGGGCTGGTGTGGTTCGAGTTAATGGTGAGCTAGCTCTATCTCGAGCTATTGGTGACGTGCCATACAAACG TTACGGTGTCATATCCACACCGGAGGTGACAGGTTGGCAATCTTTATCAAGGAATGATACTTATCTTGTTGCTGCTTCTGATGGGGTGTTTGAAAAGATGACCACCCAAGAAGTTTGCGATCTTTTATGGCACGAAAACCTGAGATTCAAGATGAAATTACAGTCTTCTCATATAGTAAAACATCACTTGGCCCATCCTATAGTGAATACTGCATTTGACAGAGGTACAATAGACAACATAGCAACTGTTGTTGTTCCTCTAGGGTCTGATGATATTTCTGGAACTGCTTCAAAACATTGGTATGATTTAGAGGAATCCTCTGATGTTGTAGCTTTCGGACTGGAGACTATTTCAG AAATTGATGCAACTAGTTCAAGTATCTTAGCAATGGAATACTTCGACAATCTCACAGCAAAGTTTCAGCGATTCTTG GTTGAAGCTAAATGTAAGAGATTTGGGTGCTTTTATCTATCTGAGAATCTCAATGAGGATATGGATTATATATTCCGAGTGCCAGAGGTTCATCACAATGATGACATTCATGATTTAAATGAAACATCACCTGAACCTGTTTTATCAAATCCTA GTGCAAGGCCTTTAGAACTTTATAAGGATCAGAGATTTTGCTGGCACTTTGGTCTTCAAGATATAGAAAAAGGCCAGTGCACTAGCCCTGAAATTTTCGCAATGTTTGTTGGTTTGCTTGATTCCCTTCCGTCTAATGACAGCAAATCCAGAAGTCCAAATTCCTTTGGCTACAAGATACCTAATACCAG ATATAAATTGAAGAAAAGGTTTGATCGTGGATCCTATGGTGAAGTTTGGCTGGCATTTCACTGGAATTGTTCTCAAGATGGTGATGTGCATAGAAATCTATCTCATTTTGCTAGTCATATACATTTAGACTGCAACATGAATACAGACACAACTTCATCATGTAGAAATTCTTCTATTAATTTGGGGGATGGCGATTTATTCATATTGAAGCGTATAATG GTAGAGAGAGGAACTGCTGCTTATTTGAGTGGACTGCGTGAAAAGTACTTTGGGGAAGTTTTCTTAAATGCTTCCTTTTCTCTCGGAGGTTGGCCAGCGACAGAAGCAGATTTAGAATTTGGTTGTTCTGATTCACTACATATGAATATATCAGTTGATGAGATGGAAAATATCTTTCACCCCATGCGTAAATATGCAAAAAACTTTAGAGTGATGGGTGTTCATTATGAAGAAGGCCTAAAACATATAGCTAGGTTTATAGAATCTTTTGAGTCAGAAACAAGGGAAATATGGCTTGTCTTTCAGAATGAAGGCCTTTCATTGTCAAAGCTTATATATACAGCTGAGGAAACAAGGTTAGTTACTGGTGATAAAAGGGAGGAAAGGGCCAGATATATACAGGTATTACAGCCATCCAATTGGTGGTATTGGTTGAGGACGACAAAAGCAGggcaaaaggaaatgcaaaatCTGATATGGCAGCTG CTTTTGGCTCTCAAGGCTTGTCATGACCGCAATATTACTCATAGAGATATTAAACCAG AAAACATGATCTTATGTTTTGAAGATGTGGACACTGGAAGATGCTTGAGAGAAATTCcgacaaaaaaaaagcaatatcATTTGAACCT CCGTATAATTGACTTCGGAAGTGCCATTGATGATTTCACTGTGAAGCATCTGTATGGAGCTGGGCCAACCAG ATCTGAACAGACTTTTGAGTACACTCCTCCAGAAGCTTTACTTAATGCAAACTGGTTTCAGGGGCCAAAGAGTAATAGACTAAA GTATGATATGTGGAGTGTTGGAGTTGTGATGCTAGAGTTGATCTTAGGCTCCCCTCATGTTTTCCAGATTAGCGACCGCACTCGTGCTCTTTTGGATCAGCATCTTGAAGGCTGGAGTGAACCAACAAAGGAGCTTGCATATAA ATTAAGATCCTACATGGAGTTGTGCATTTTAATTCCTGGGATCTCCTCACACCATCGTCAGAGCGGCAGTGCCTTTGATCAA AGCGGTGTCTCGCCTGCTTCCTGGAAATGTTCTGAAGAGTCATTTGCACATCAAGTGAAGACTAGAGATCCTCTAAGATTGGG CTTTCCAAATGTTTGGGCATTAAGATTGGTGCGTCAGCTTCTAGTTTGGCATCCG GAGGACCGATTAAGTGTTGATGAAGCCTTAAGACATCCTTATTTCCAGTGGGAACCTTAA